A single region of the Schistocerca serialis cubense isolate TAMUIC-IGC-003099 chromosome 7, iqSchSeri2.2, whole genome shotgun sequence genome encodes:
- the LOC126412149 gene encoding NADH-cytochrome b5 reductase 2 isoform X1, which produces MADVPDELLAVPVVVGVGVVIVTAILAKVYFSRKKSKEPLITLKDPTVKYALPLIEKKVISHDTRKFRFGLPSEEHILGLPIGQHIHLSAKIDDQIVIRSYTPVSSDEDKGYMDLVIKVYFRNVHPKFPEGGKMSQYLEDMKIGDTIDVRGPSGRLVYLGNGRFSIKVLRKDPASTVVVKKVAMIAGGTGITPMLQLIRHITRTTEDTTQLALLFANQSEEDILLREELEEVSKAHPEQFKLWYTIDRPSEGWKYSTGFVSAEMIKEHLFPPASDTLVLMCGPPPMINFACVPNLDKLGYDPKLRFAY; this is translated from the exons GCTGTTCCAGTGGTGGTGGGTGTTGGTGTTGTTATTGTGACTGCAATATTGGCAAAAGTATATTTTAGTCGGAAGAAGTCAAAAGAGCCTTTGATTACTTTAAAAGATCCCACTGTAAAATATGCTTTACCTCTGATCGAGAAGAAAGTTATTAGCCATGATACTAGGAAGTTCCGGTTTGGTCTTCCATCAGAAGAACATATTCTGG GTCTCCCTATTGGCCAACACATACATCTTTCTGCAAAAATTGATGATCAGATTGTTATTCGGTCATACACACCAGTTTCAAGTGATGAAGATAAGGGTTATATGGATCTTGTCATTAAG GTTTACTTCAGGAATGTTCATCCAAAATTTCCTGAAGGTGGCAAGATGAGTCAATATCTTGAGGACATGAAGATAGGTGATACAATTGATGTGCGTGGACCGTCTGGTCGCTTAGTGTATCTTGGCAATGGCCGCTTTTCCATAAAAGTGCTTAGGAAGGATCCAGCATCAACTGTGGTAGTCAAAAAGGTTGCAATGATTGCAG GTGGTACTGGGATTACACCAATGTTGCAGTTGATCCGGCACATAACTCGCACTACTGAAGACACAACTCAGCTTGCCTTGTTGTTTGCAAATCAGTCAGAGGAAGATATCCTTCTTCGTGAAGAATTAGAAGAGGTGTCAAAGGCACATCCAGAGCAGTTCAAGTTATGGTACACTATAGATAGGCCTTCCGAAG gttGGAAATACAGTACTGGATTTGTATCAGCAGAAATGATAAAGGAACATCTTTTCCCACCAGCTTCAGACACCTTGGTGTTAATGTGTGGACCCCCTCCTATGATCAATTTTGCTTGTGTGCCAAATCTTGATAAACTAGGATATGATCCTAAATTGAGATTTGCCTACTAA
- the LOC126412149 gene encoding NADH-cytochrome b5 reductase 2 isoform X2 — translation MPSKYLAVPVVVGVGVVIVTAILAKVYFSRKKSKEPLITLKDPTVKYALPLIEKKVISHDTRKFRFGLPSEEHILGLPIGQHIHLSAKIDDQIVIRSYTPVSSDEDKGYMDLVIKVYFRNVHPKFPEGGKMSQYLEDMKIGDTIDVRGPSGRLVYLGNGRFSIKVLRKDPASTVVVKKVAMIAGGTGITPMLQLIRHITRTTEDTTQLALLFANQSEEDILLREELEEVSKAHPEQFKLWYTIDRPSEGWKYSTGFVSAEMIKEHLFPPASDTLVLMCGPPPMINFACVPNLDKLGYDPKLRFAY, via the exons ATGCCATCCAAATACCTG GCTGTTCCAGTGGTGGTGGGTGTTGGTGTTGTTATTGTGACTGCAATATTGGCAAAAGTATATTTTAGTCGGAAGAAGTCAAAAGAGCCTTTGATTACTTTAAAAGATCCCACTGTAAAATATGCTTTACCTCTGATCGAGAAGAAAGTTATTAGCCATGATACTAGGAAGTTCCGGTTTGGTCTTCCATCAGAAGAACATATTCTGG GTCTCCCTATTGGCCAACACATACATCTTTCTGCAAAAATTGATGATCAGATTGTTATTCGGTCATACACACCAGTTTCAAGTGATGAAGATAAGGGTTATATGGATCTTGTCATTAAG GTTTACTTCAGGAATGTTCATCCAAAATTTCCTGAAGGTGGCAAGATGAGTCAATATCTTGAGGACATGAAGATAGGTGATACAATTGATGTGCGTGGACCGTCTGGTCGCTTAGTGTATCTTGGCAATGGCCGCTTTTCCATAAAAGTGCTTAGGAAGGATCCAGCATCAACTGTGGTAGTCAAAAAGGTTGCAATGATTGCAG GTGGTACTGGGATTACACCAATGTTGCAGTTGATCCGGCACATAACTCGCACTACTGAAGACACAACTCAGCTTGCCTTGTTGTTTGCAAATCAGTCAGAGGAAGATATCCTTCTTCGTGAAGAATTAGAAGAGGTGTCAAAGGCACATCCAGAGCAGTTCAAGTTATGGTACACTATAGATAGGCCTTCCGAAG gttGGAAATACAGTACTGGATTTGTATCAGCAGAAATGATAAAGGAACATCTTTTCCCACCAGCTTCAGACACCTTGGTGTTAATGTGTGGACCCCCTCCTATGATCAATTTTGCTTGTGTGCCAAATCTTGATAAACTAGGATATGATCCTAAATTGAGATTTGCCTACTAA